Proteins found in one Panthera tigris isolate Pti1 chromosome B3, P.tigris_Pti1_mat1.1, whole genome shotgun sequence genomic segment:
- the SERF2 gene encoding small EDRK-rich factor 2 isoform X2: MTRGNQRELARQKNMKKQSDSVKGKRRDDGLSAAARKQSAPSSLPLGTRRSCSRSRKRQTRRRRNPSSFVASCPTLLPFACVPGASPTTLAFSPVVLTGPSTDGIPFALSLQRVPFVLPSPQVASLPLGHSWG; encoded by the exons ATGACCC GCGGTAACCAGCGCGAGCTCGCCCGCCAGAAGAATATGAAAAAGCAGAGCGACTCGGTTAAGGGAAAGCGCCGAGATGACGGGCTTTCTGCTGCCGCCCGCAAGCAGAG TGCCCCATCATCTCTACCCCTAGGGACTCGGAGATCATGCAGCAGAAGCAGAAAAAGGCAAACGAGAAGAAGGAGGAACCCAAGTAGCTTTGTGGCTTCGTGTCCAACCCTCTTGCCCTTCGCCTGTGTGCCTGGAGCCAGTCCCACCACGCTCGCGTTTTCTCCTGTAGTGCTCACAGGTCCCAGCACCGATGGCATTCCCTTTGCCCTGAGTCTGCAGCGGGTCCCTTTTGTGCTTCCTTCCCCTCAGGTAGCCTCTCTCCCCCTGGGCCactcctgggggtga
- the SERF2 gene encoding small EDRK-rich factor 2 isoform X1, with amino-acid sequence MTRGNQRELARQKNMKKQSDSVKGKRRDDGLSAAARKQRDSEIMQQKQKKANEKKEEPK; translated from the exons ATGACCC GCGGTAACCAGCGCGAGCTCGCCCGCCAGAAGAATATGAAAAAGCAGAGCGACTCGGTTAAGGGAAAGCGCCGAGATGACGGGCTTTCTGCTGCCGCCCGCAAGCAGAG GGACTCGGAGATCATGCAGCAGAAGCAGAAAAAGGCAAACGAGAAGAAGGAGGAACCCAAGTAG